The DNA sequence TCCAATGCAACTCCTGGGCCAATTACACGTGCGCCCATCGCTAACACGTTCGTATCGTTATGCTCACGTGTTGCTTTTGCGGAAAATAAATCATGTACAAGTGCACAGCGTACACCTTTTACTTTGTTCGCTGCAATTGACATGCCGATGCCTGTCCCACAAATAAGAATGCCACGATCGACATCTCCTCTTGCGACTTTTTCAGCTACTGGCAAACCATAATCAGCGTAATCGACAGATTGAGAACAATCACATCCGGCGTCTTCTACTTCTATATTCATCTCGTTTAATAATTGCTTGATTTGCTCTTTTAGATCATATCCTCCATGATCCGCTCCAATCGCTACCTTCAATTTACTTCCTCCTCATTTCCAACGACGTTGTTCCTCTATGTCTATAGTAGCGTATATACGAAATTTTCCAACACTTTTTTCTCGTTTTATAAGAAAAACGTATAACAGCTTCATCAAGCTGTTATTAAAGTCTTTTCTTTAACTCGATGGAATTTCGCCGAAGACTTCATACGACTTAGTTTTCCTTCTCAAGCTTTTCTATCAATTTATTTATTGCTTGTTCAATTTCTTTAGCTGTGTTTTCATACATTTCTTCTGTCCCACCATACGGGTCACTAATGTCAAAGCCAGGCAGTTCAGAGGCAAGCTGATAAATTGCTTCTTGTTCGTTTTCTAATTCTCTTATCAATTGCTCTCTTTGTTCTTCTGTATTTTGCTCATTCCCATGCAATGAAGCCCTTTTTAGTTCAAACTGTGCTACACGCTTTTTAAAGCGTTCTAGCTTTTCTTTCGTTTCTTTATCCTCGTAGACAAATTCCTTTAATGTAAATGTGTGATCTGCCTTTTCAGGGTATTGCTGAATAACCGCACTTTTATGAGATTCTGTCATTGCCAAAATAATATCTGCCCATTGTAAAAGCTCTTCATCGACTGGTTGTGACGTGTGGTTTTCCTTCACTCCACGCTTTTCCAATGCGATCCGGGAACCTCCTGACATTTGTGCACCATTCGTCGCATAAATACCAGCAGATTTAGCTGTTACCGTGTTATTCGATTTCTTATGCTCAAAAAGTCTCTCCGCGAGTGGACTTCGACACGTATTACCTGTGCAAATAAATAGAATATTTTTCATAAGGTATGTTCACCTCTCTACTGAAAATCAATGTATATATGATTTTATCATATTTACTCGCTATTTTTTATTATGCTGCAATGATAATTTTGACACCGAAGGCAATGAGGATAGCGCCACCTAGCCACTCACTGTACCCTCCTATAAAGTTCCCCATTTTTCTTCCGATAATGAGTCCTAACCATGTCAACACGGCACTCATCCATCCAAAGCTCACAATCGTCACCCACGTTTTTGCTCCAAGCATGCCTAAACTAAGCCCCGCTGAGAAACTATCAAGACTAACACTTATTGAAAATAAAAGAAGCCCCCATCCTGTTGGACTGAGTACTGGCCCACTATTGTCTTGAAAAGTAGAGACGATCATTTGTAAACCTATAAAGACTAGCACGCCCCCTCCTATTACGAAGGCGAATAGTCCAATATATTGAGATAATAGTTTTCCTAAAAAAATCCCGATGAGAGGCATTAAAACGTGTAATCCTCCTACGGTCATTCCTATTGTTGCGATATGCC is a window from the Evansella cellulosilytica DSM 2522 genome containing:
- the rpiB gene encoding ribose 5-phosphate isomerase B, translated to MKVAIGADHGGYDLKEQIKQLLNEMNIEVEDAGCDCSQSVDYADYGLPVAEKVARGDVDRGILICGTGIGMSIAANKVKGVRCALVHDLFSAKATREHNDTNVLAMGARVIGPGVALEIVRIWLSTEFEGGRHLQRIGKIAEYENKGNEG
- a CDS encoding low molecular weight protein arginine phosphatase, translated to MKNILFICTGNTCRSPLAERLFEHKKSNNTVTAKSAGIYATNGAQMSGGSRIALEKRGVKENHTSQPVDEELLQWADIILAMTESHKSAVIQQYPEKADHTFTLKEFVYEDKETKEKLERFKKRVAQFELKRASLHGNEQNTEEQREQLIRELENEQEAIYQLASELPGFDISDPYGGTEEMYENTAKEIEQAINKLIEKLEKEN
- a CDS encoding manganese efflux pump MntP family protein — translated: MAFALSMDAFSLSIGMGLAKLRYRHIATIGMTVGGLHVLMPLIGIFLGKLLSQYIGLFAFVIGGGVLVFIGLQMIVSTFQDNSGPVLSPTGWGLLLFSISVSLDSFSAGLSLGMLGAKTWVTIVSFGWMSAVLTWLGLIIGRKMGNFIGGYSEWLGGAILIAFGVKIIIAA